GCGCGTAACAATCCTGCAAGGCATCGAAGGCTTCGCGCAGGCGTTCACGGTCCAGGTCGGTGGCGCGCAGCGCCGCGTAGTAGGCGCATGAAGCCTCCAGCGTGTGGCGGAACTCCAGGAGGTCGCGCTGCGCATCCGGGCTGTTTTCCAGCAGTTGCAGCAGCGGATCGCTAAAGGTCGAGCCGAGGTTCTCGGCCACGTAATTACCACCGCCCTGACGGCTGACCAGCAGGCCCTTGGCGGTGAGCTTCTGGATCGCCTCCCGCAACGATGGCCGCGACACGCCGAACTGCTCGGCCAGGGCACGCTCGGCGGGCAGGCGACCACCGGCCTTCAAGGCCCCCTCCAAAATCATCTTTTCCAGCTGCTCAACGATATCGTCCGACAAACGGCGCTGCCGGATCTGACCAAATCCCATAACCCTCACTCCCGCTTCCCGACCTTGTTATCGGGGCGTCTATTCTGGCCGATCGGCAGACGTTCGGCACCTGGCAGATGCGTCCTGCCGAGCGCGTTTTTATCACCGAGCAGAACAGGTCCGACCAAAGTCGTGCGCTGGACAAATTGACACGCCTCCCATGGGGCCTCTAACCTAGCCAACAATCTCGGTAAATTGGTATTACCAATTATCCAGAGATAAAAGGGAGATCGACCAACCTCCCCTTGCTGGACCTCTCGACCCGAGAGGCCTGAGCTGGTGAACAGGGCGCTGCACCCGCCTGCCGAACCAGGCAACCGCGCCACCGAACACCGGGCCTAACCAAAAACAACTAGGGGCCAACCCAATGCAGACCTGGCAACAACTCTATACCCCCCTGGGCAGCCTCGGCCTTTCCGCCGCCGCTGCACTCATCCCCATCGTGTTCTTCTTCCTGG
The Pseudomonas sp. DTU_2021_1001937_2_SI_NGA_ILE_001 DNA segment above includes these coding regions:
- a CDS encoding FCD domain-containing protein, which encodes MGFGQIRQRRLSDDIVEQLEKMILEGALKAGGRLPAERALAEQFGVSRPSLREAIQKLTAKGLLVSRQGGGNYVAENLGSTFSDPLLQLLENSPDAQRDLLEFRHTLEASCAYYAALRATDLDRERLREAFDALQDCYARAEEGGGAEEGAADANFHLAIAEASHNAVLLHTIRGLFDLVRRNVVINIGGMYKQRAETREMLIEQHRELYEAIVEGRAEEARSVSSRHLMYVQEVLQEVREQEARAARAERRHNL